The Halanaerobiaceae bacterium ANBcell28 genome contains the following window.
ATAGTGATAGTTTATTGGTAGAAGCAGGTTCTGGACTAGCTACTTTATCAAAACCTAATTCTGCTGGTGTTCCACTGTCTTTTGCTGAAGAGACAATAACCCTTCCTTATAATAATATAAAGGCAGTAGAAGAGGCTTACGAAAAATATCCAGAAGATATTGCTGCTATAGTAATGGAACCTATTCCAGCCAATATGGGGGTTATTTTACCAGAAGAAAAGTACCTGGAGCAAGTTAGAGAAATAACCAGTAAATATCAAAGTCTTTTGATTTTTGATGAAGTTATTTCAGGTTTCAGGCTTGCTTATGGTGGTGCCCAGGAATTATATAAGGTTACTCCTGATTTAACCTGTCTTGGTAAAATAATAGGAGGTGGTTTACCTGTAGGAGCTTATGGAGGTAAAAAAGAAATCATGGATCATATTGCTCCAGATGGACCTGTATATCAAGCTGGAACATTGTCTGGAAATCCACTGGCAATGACTGCTGGCATTACTATTCTTAAGAAATTAGGGCAGCAAGGAGTTTATACGCAATTAGAAGAAAAGACAGATTACCTAGTTAATAATATTAAGAAACTTATATCTGATAAAAACTTAAGTATTGTAGTCAATAGTTCTACTGGACTTTTCACACTGTTTTTTGGCATAGATGAAAAAGTAAAGAATTATCATAATGCTTCCAGTGCAGACCGAAATTTATTTGAGAAATTTTTTATAGCAATGCTGGATAGAGGAATATATCTGGCTCCTTCACCCTTTGAAGCAAGCTTTTTGTCCCTGGCACATCAAAAAGAAGATCTTGATAGAACTCTAGAAGTATATGAAGAAGTTTTTGATATTATTAAGTAATTTCTTAGTTGATTAATTACTGATTGATTCATTATTGGAGTTTAAGTTGAATAGAAATTATTTATATTATGATATGGGCAAAGGGGCGGAGCTAATTATGATTGGAATATCCAGATTATTAGGTGGCAAAGAAAAATATGGGGACAAGTTACGATACAGCAAGGATTCAAAACAACAATATCATGGAACGAGAAAAAATAAGGGTCCAGTTGTAGTGTGGAATATGACCAGGACTTGCAATTTGTCTTGTATTCACTGTTATTCTAATTCCGAAAAGAAAAAATATAGTGGAGAGTTAAGCACTGCTGAAGCAAAAAAGTTTATTGATGACCTGGCTGAATTTAATGTGCCTGTTTTATTATTCTCAGGTGGAGAACCCTTAATTCGTGAGGATATATTACAAATCCTTGAATATACTGTTGGAAAAGGAATAAGAGCAACTATATCCACTAATGGAACTCTTATTACTAAAGATATTGCCTCTAAACTAAAGGATATAGGGGTAGGTTATGTAGGTATTAGTCTGGATGGAATGGAGTTGACTAATGATAGATTTCGTGGAAAGAAAGGTGCTTTTAAACTAGCCTTAGAAGGTATTCGTAACTGTTTAGAAATAGGACAAAAGGTAGGTCTGCGTTTTACTATCAATCGTCATAATTATCAAGAAATAAATGATATCTTTGATATGATAGAAAAAGAAAAGATATCTCGTGTTTGTTTCTATCATTTAGTGTATTCAGGTCGTGGCAGTGATATTGTAAAAGATGATATTTCCCTGGAAGAAACAAGGGAGGTTCTGGATCTAATCATAGATAGAACTATTGATTTTCAAGAAAGAGGACTGGATAAGGAAATCTTAACAGTAGCCAACCATGCAGATGGTATTTATCTCTATCTAAAGATGAAGGAGAGAGATCCAGCTAAAGCAGAAGAAATTCTAGAATTACTTGATAGAAATGGTGGAAATAGAACAGGGATTGCAATTGCTAATGTAGATTGGGAAGGTAATGTACATCCAGATCAATTTACTCAAAATCATAGCTTTGGCAATGTTAAAAAAAGAAAGTTTAAAGACATCTGGACAGATAGTTCAGAAAATGATATTTTAACAGCTTTAAAGGATCGTAAGAGCTTATTAAAAGGCCGTTGTAGCAACTGTAAATGGCTTAATATATGTAATGGTAACTTTAGAGCCAGAGCTGAAGCAATTCATGGGGATTTCTGGCATGAAGATCCCGCTTGTTATCTTAGGGATAATGAGATTGGCTTAGCTGATAGTCTTAAGGAGGCTTAAAATATGATTATTTCCTGGAATACTACGAAAGAATGTAATCTATATTGTAAGCACTGTTATCGTGACTCCGGACCCAAAAAGAGAGAAAAGGATGAATTGACTACTGCTGAAGGTAAGAGCTTACTAAATGAAATTGCCAAAGCTGGTTTTAAGATCATGATTTTTAGTGGAGGGGAGCCATTATTAAGGGATGATATATATCAATTAGTGGAACATGCAGCCAGTTTAGGGATGCGTCCGGTCTTTGGAAGTAATGGGATGTTTATTACTAAGGAAGTAGCACATAAATTGAAAGTGGCTGGTACAGCAGGGATGGGGATTAGTTTAGATAGTGTTAAGCCTGAAGTACATGATGAATTTAGACAGCTAAAAGGTGCCTGGCAGCAAGCTGTAAGTGGGATAAAAAATTGCATTGAGGCAGGGATAAGGGTACAGATTAACACAACAATTACTGATATAAATTATGATGAATTTGAAGATATTACTGATTTTGTGATAGATTTAGGAGTAAAAGCCCATCATCCGTTCTTTCTGGTACCAACTGGTAGAGGAAAGGAAATTGAGCAAGATTCTATCAGAGCCAAAAGATATCATCAAATGATTGATAGAATTATGGAAAAACAAAAAGATGTTGAAATTGAATTAAAGCCAACCTGTGCTCCACAGTTTATGGTAGTGGCTAAAGAAAAAGAAATGAAAATGAGATATTCTAGAGGATGTATAGCAGGTACAGCTTATTGCTGTATTTTACCCAATGGAGATGTTCATATCTGTCCTTATCTACCTGTTAAAGTAGGTAATATTCGAGAAATACCTTTTTCTAAAATATGGTCTGAAGCTGAAATTTTTAAAGATTTAAGAACAATGGATTATAAAGGGAATTGTGGTGACTGTAATCATATAAATATTTGTGGTGGCTGTCGCGCTAGAGCTTATTATTATTCTAATGGAGATTATATGGCAGAAGAACCCTGGTGTCATAGGGGTGCTTGTAGTTGAGAAGAACAATAGATAATTCAAATAAAAAAAGATTAGATGATATAGATAAGAAATTATTGACTATGGCTCAAAGAGAATTTCCAATACTAAGTAATCCTTATCAGCAATTAGG
Protein-coding sequences here:
- the hemL gene encoding glutamate-1-semialdehyde 2,1-aminomutase, producing the protein MNREKSEFLYEKSKKYIPAGVNSPVRAFKNLSIDPPFIKKGQGPYIYDQDNNKYIDYVMSWGPLITGHADPEVVSALQNAINNGSSFGAPTDLECEMAELVVKAVPSIEKVRMVNSGTEALMSAIRLARGYTGRNKIIKMTGCYHGHSDSLLVEAGSGLATLSKPNSAGVPLSFAEETITLPYNNIKAVEEAYEKYPEDIAAIVMEPIPANMGVILPEEKYLEQVREITSKYQSLLIFDEVISGFRLAYGGAQELYKVTPDLTCLGKIIGGGLPVGAYGGKKEIMDHIAPDGPVYQAGTLSGNPLAMTAGITILKKLGQQGVYTQLEEKTDYLVNNIKKLISDKNLSIVVNSSTGLFTLFFGIDEKVKNYHNASSADRNLFEKFFIAMLDRGIYLAPSPFEASFLSLAHQKEDLDRTLEVYEEVFDIIK
- the nirJ1 gene encoding putative heme d1 biosynthesis radical SAM protein NirJ1; this translates as MNRNYLYYDMGKGAELIMIGISRLLGGKEKYGDKLRYSKDSKQQYHGTRKNKGPVVVWNMTRTCNLSCIHCYSNSEKKKYSGELSTAEAKKFIDDLAEFNVPVLLFSGGEPLIREDILQILEYTVGKGIRATISTNGTLITKDIASKLKDIGVGYVGISLDGMELTNDRFRGKKGAFKLALEGIRNCLEIGQKVGLRFTINRHNYQEINDIFDMIEKEKISRVCFYHLVYSGRGSDIVKDDISLEETREVLDLIIDRTIDFQERGLDKEILTVANHADGIYLYLKMKERDPAKAEEILELLDRNGGNRTGIAIANVDWEGNVHPDQFTQNHSFGNVKKRKFKDIWTDSSENDILTALKDRKSLLKGRCSNCKWLNICNGNFRARAEAIHGDFWHEDPACYLRDNEIGLADSLKEA
- the nirJ2 gene encoding putative heme d1 biosynthesis radical SAM protein NirJ2; this encodes MIISWNTTKECNLYCKHCYRDSGPKKREKDELTTAEGKSLLNEIAKAGFKIMIFSGGEPLLRDDIYQLVEHAASLGMRPVFGSNGMFITKEVAHKLKVAGTAGMGISLDSVKPEVHDEFRQLKGAWQQAVSGIKNCIEAGIRVQINTTITDINYDEFEDITDFVIDLGVKAHHPFFLVPTGRGKEIEQDSIRAKRYHQMIDRIMEKQKDVEIELKPTCAPQFMVVAKEKEMKMRYSRGCIAGTAYCCILPNGDVHICPYLPVKVGNIREIPFSKIWSEAEIFKDLRTMDYKGNCGDCNHINICGGCRARAYYYSNGDYMAEEPWCHRGACS